In a genomic window of Aggregatimonas sangjinii:
- a CDS encoding thioredoxin family protein, translating into MRTIQVLIILLIPFFVSAQSDYQTVTLENGSSFLIGKIDVDVLKVEPHADWYRQNHSTYEVDQKELKSHQKDLDSFKILVFMGTWCGDSKREVPRFIKILETLDFPMENLKIVALDRRKEHYKKSPTGEEWGLSIIKVPTFIFYRNGKEWNRIVESPIESLEKDMAKIITEESYTPNYTKTLHSD; encoded by the coding sequence ATGAGAACCATTCAAGTATTGATCATCCTACTTATTCCTTTTTTTGTCTCCGCGCAAAGCGACTACCAGACGGTAACTCTTGAAAACGGCTCCTCTTTCCTAATTGGAAAAATTGATGTCGATGTACTAAAAGTAGAACCCCATGCGGACTGGTACCGCCAGAACCATTCGACCTATGAAGTTGATCAGAAAGAATTAAAATCGCATCAAAAAGACCTTGATTCGTTTAAAATCCTGGTTTTTATGGGCACTTGGTGCGGTGACAGCAAGCGAGAGGTGCCCCGCTTTATCAAAATTTTGGAAACGTTGGATTTTCCGATGGAAAACCTAAAAATCGTTGCCCTTGATAGGCGAAAGGAACACTACAAAAAAAGTCCGACCGGCGAAGAATGGGGCCTCAGCATCATTAAGGTACCTACCTTTATTTTCTATCGTAACGGAAAAGAGTGGAACCGTATCGTGGAGAGCCCCATTGAAAGTCTGGAAAAAGATATGGCCAAAATAATTACCGAAGAAAGCTACACCCCAAATTACACTAAAACGCTACATTCGGATTGA
- a CDS encoding helix-turn-helix domain-containing protein, which produces MKKIFLLIYFMVIGHHLHGQYLFEGQLTEGASDKSVYLSVIEDYRKLSRVYMEQIFRKTVTDSLGYFRFQGSNLPEGNRIYRIHIDNCTDSRLGANHVFNGCSDTKSITFIAHNRDTITFPKTFANEVLCDISSTNPKSDVLLQVDRLKEEMVYDFSNFRSAANRKLNTKKWFEHLQRFGRQVNEPLAELYIYDFLSDRRNETYTYYLKDLAQNEYYADLESRLRKKYGNTVFTRLYADEIAVDGNLRALNGTGSFPWKWIFAALLTLSILLNLFLFVKSQRQNAKPNLAKLTVQERKIVDSILNDKTNKEIATELFISHSTVKTHINNLYKKMNVSSRDEIKSLFLGHNKNQPGV; this is translated from the coding sequence ATGAAAAAAATATTCTTATTAATTTATTTTATGGTCATTGGCCATCACTTACATGGCCAATATCTTTTTGAGGGACAACTTACCGAAGGTGCCTCTGACAAATCAGTCTACCTTTCGGTAATTGAAGACTACAGAAAGTTATCTCGCGTGTACATGGAGCAGATTTTCAGAAAAACCGTTACCGATTCGTTGGGGTACTTTCGTTTTCAGGGCAGTAATCTTCCGGAAGGAAATAGGATTTATAGGATTCATATTGACAATTGCACCGATTCCCGTTTGGGTGCCAACCATGTTTTTAACGGCTGTAGCGATACAAAAAGTATCACCTTTATCGCCCACAATCGCGATACCATAACCTTTCCGAAGACTTTTGCCAACGAGGTGCTCTGCGATATTTCATCCACCAACCCTAAATCGGATGTTTTACTGCAGGTAGATAGGCTCAAAGAGGAAATGGTTTATGATTTTTCCAATTTTCGAAGTGCTGCCAATCGCAAATTGAATACCAAAAAGTGGTTTGAGCACTTGCAGCGATTCGGACGGCAAGTAAACGAACCGTTGGCCGAACTCTATATCTATGATTTTCTGTCGGATCGTAGAAATGAGACCTACACCTACTATTTGAAGGACCTTGCACAAAATGAATATTATGCAGATTTGGAAAGCAGACTCCGAAAAAAGTACGGAAATACAGTTTTCACAAGATTGTATGCCGATGAAATAGCGGTCGACGGCAACTTACGGGCCCTAAACGGTACTGGAAGTTTTCCTTGGAAATGGATTTTCGCCGCTCTACTAACACTCTCCATTTTACTTAATCTGTTTCTATTCGTCAAGAGCCAGCGGCAAAATGCGAAACCGAATTTGGCCAAACTAACGGTGCAAGAGCGGAAAATCGTAGACAGTATCCTGAACGATAAGACCAATAAAGAAATCGCAACCGAACTTTTTATTAGTCATAGCACCGTAAAAACACATATTAACAACTTGTACAAAAAGATGAACGTAAGCAGTAGGGATGAAATCAAGTCCCTGTTTCTGGGGCATAATAAAAATCAACCGGGGGTCTAG
- a CDS encoding YqaE/Pmp3 family membrane protein, translated as MSVIRVILAILFPPLAVIGKGCGSFLIVLLLTFCGWVPGVIAALVILNNPN; from the coding sequence ATGAGTGTTATTCGTGTTATATTAGCCATTCTATTTCCTCCGCTCGCGGTAATCGGAAAAGGGTGTGGTTCATTTCTTATTGTTTTGTTGTTAACGTTTTGCGGATGGGTACCAGGCGTCATCGCCGCTTTGGTCATTTTAAACAATCCGAATTAG
- the lipB gene encoding lipoyl(octanoyl) transferase LipB codes for MNKMVRVADLGRKDYKETWDYQEQLFQDTLAIKIKNRREDAGLATPNHFLFVEHPHVYTLGKSGNIENLLVDEAKLAEKGAKFYKINRGGDITYHGPGQLVGYPILDLDNFFTDIHKYLRLLEEMVILTLAEYGLKAERSKGETGVWLDVGTPFARKICALGVRASRWVTMHGFALNVNTDLGYFDLMIPCGIKDKAVTSLNRELGKTEVDIHEVKQKLLRHFETLFEAELKQQKTEV; via the coding sequence ATGAACAAAATGGTAAGAGTAGCGGACTTAGGCCGCAAGGATTACAAAGAAACCTGGGACTACCAGGAACAGCTTTTTCAAGACACTTTAGCGATTAAAATCAAAAACAGGAGGGAGGATGCCGGTCTGGCAACCCCGAACCATTTCTTGTTCGTAGAACATCCACATGTATATACTTTGGGCAAGAGCGGCAATATTGAAAATCTACTGGTAGATGAGGCCAAACTTGCAGAAAAAGGGGCCAAATTTTACAAGATCAATCGCGGAGGGGACATAACCTACCATGGTCCAGGGCAATTGGTCGGTTACCCGATTCTCGATCTGGATAATTTTTTCACCGATATTCATAAATACTTGAGGCTGCTAGAAGAAATGGTCATTTTGACACTGGCAGAATACGGGCTGAAAGCCGAGCGGTCAAAAGGCGAAACGGGTGTTTGGTTGGATGTGGGCACCCCCTTTGCCCGCAAGATATGCGCCCTGGGTGTTCGGGCAAGCCGTTGGGTAACCATGCACGGTTTTGCGCTGAATGTCAACACCGATTTGGGCTATTTCGATTTGATGATTCCGTGTGGGATAAAAGACAAGGCGGTCACCTCCTTGAATAGAGAATTGGGTAAAACGGAAGTGGATATTCACGAAGTAAAACAAAAGTTGCTCCGACATTTTGAGACACTATTCGAGGCCGAACTGAAACAACAAAAAACCGAGGTGTAG
- a CDS encoding collagen-like protein, translating into MKTTMKLVTMVFMATAMMLVSCDKDEVEGPIGPQGPQGEQGIQGPEGPQGPAGEDGEALGVPGPQGPAGPPGADGADGTNGTDGANGADGADGNANVIASSWTNLSFPSNWDGNNEARFELPDARITQEVINSYALLSYVQFSSNSTSASSVPFVSVGSTYEIHDAMSVGEYVAFAIGNDLGARPNPPTNHRVRYVLIAPSSLSGKNNAPSLEKMKSDGVDTGNYYEVMDYLGLDY; encoded by the coding sequence ATGAAAACGACAATGAAATTAGTTACAATGGTATTTATGGCAACCGCAATGATGCTTGTTTCCTGCGATAAGGATGAAGTCGAAGGCCCGATTGGACCGCAAGGACCGCAAGGTGAACAGGGAATTCAAGGACCGGAAGGGCCACAAGGGCCAGCTGGGGAAGATGGGGAAGCCTTGGGCGTTCCAGGGCCGCAAGGCCCGGCCGGACCTCCAGGTGCCGACGGCGCGGATGGAACCAATGGGACCGATGGCGCTAACGGTGCTGATGGTGCCGATGGCAATGCCAACGTCATTGCCTCTAGCTGGACCAATCTCAGCTTTCCAAGCAATTGGGACGGAAACAATGAAGCGCGTTTTGAACTTCCCGATGCACGAATAACGCAGGAGGTCATCAACTCCTATGCGCTATTGAGCTATGTTCAATTTTCGTCGAACAGTACGTCGGCCTCCTCTGTTCCCTTCGTAAGCGTCGGTAGTACGTATGAAATACATGATGCTATGTCGGTTGGTGAATACGTGGCTTTTGCCATAGGAAACGATTTGGGAGCACGACCCAATCCTCCCACCAATCATCGGGTGCGCTATGTACTCATAGCACCTTCAAGCCTTTCAGGTAAAAACAATGCGCCATCGTTGGAAAAAATGAAATCCGATGGAGTAGACACCGGTAATTATTATGAGGTAATGGATTATCTAGGATTGGACTATTAA
- a CDS encoding RNA polymerase sigma factor: protein MKEKKTEFTLEELKSGADSVLRQVYEENRDKFLNFARRYHLSEDENIDIYQDAFIIFHENVMSGKVKSFTSSISTYLFSIGKYLIFDQMKKNKRTVGAKYDLSRVGTDDDLVETLEIDEPNLTPEQRLLQKHFPSLGKQCQELLTLFYYRGYTIQEIMQAENYNSENVVKAAKSRCMRQLKERIKENPQ from the coding sequence GTGAAAGAAAAGAAAACGGAGTTTACGCTAGAAGAATTAAAATCGGGTGCTGATTCGGTGCTAAGGCAGGTGTATGAGGAAAATAGGGACAAGTTCTTGAATTTCGCCCGCCGTTACCATTTGTCGGAAGATGAAAATATAGATATCTATCAAGACGCCTTTATCATTTTTCATGAAAATGTGATGAGCGGAAAGGTGAAAAGCTTTACTAGCAGTATCTCGACCTATCTTTTTAGTATTGGTAAATATTTGATTTTCGATCAGATGAAGAAGAACAAAAGAACCGTAGGAGCTAAATACGACCTTTCAAGGGTCGGCACGGACGACGATTTGGTAGAGACGCTGGAAATAGATGAGCCCAACCTTACTCCGGAACAACGATTGTTGCAAAAGCATTTTCCTAGTCTTGGAAAGCAATGTCAAGAGCTTTTGACCCTTTTTTATTACCGAGGGTACACGATTCAGGAAATTATGCAGGCCGAGAACTACAACAGCGAAAATGTTGTAAAGGCGGCAAAATCGAGGTGTATGAGACAACTTAAAGAACGGATAAAGGAAAACCCCCAATAA
- a CDS encoding tetratricopeptide repeat protein: MNKEQLLYHYFSNSLSSEQEKQLQDLLETDADFSEQFRFEKDLKRVVREREKEKLKSKLSGFEAEIAQEKPVIQLKTNRKKSGFNWSVAASIAILVGLGWLGYSTLSGADYQDLYQENFEEYPNTVFAVTRGDTAESIERAAFASYETGDYKTAIASFNKISAPDKESYLDFYIGQSQLALGELANAEKSFQKVISSNSDFIAEAHWYLALTAIKQEDRIKAIDYLNNLIANHEYNKDKARALLEELKE; encoded by the coding sequence ATGAACAAAGAACAACTCTTATATCATTATTTCTCAAACTCGCTTTCTAGCGAGCAGGAAAAGCAGTTGCAGGACCTTTTGGAGACCGATGCGGACTTCAGTGAACAGTTCAGGTTCGAAAAAGACCTGAAACGGGTGGTACGCGAGAGGGAAAAGGAGAAACTAAAATCAAAGCTAAGTGGTTTTGAGGCGGAAATCGCACAAGAAAAACCGGTGATACAACTGAAAACTAACCGTAAAAAAAGTGGCTTTAATTGGTCTGTTGCGGCTTCCATCGCGATTTTAGTCGGACTGGGTTGGTTAGGGTATAGCACGCTTTCCGGAGCCGATTACCAAGATTTGTATCAGGAGAATTTTGAAGAATACCCGAATACCGTTTTTGCAGTAACACGTGGCGACACCGCCGAATCCATCGAAAGAGCGGCATTCGCTTCATATGAAACGGGCGATTATAAAACGGCAATAGCAAGTTTCAACAAGATTTCCGCTCCCGATAAAGAAAGTTATCTTGACTTTTATATCGGTCAATCGCAGTTGGCTCTCGGTGAATTGGCCAATGCCGAAAAATCGTTTCAAAAAGTGATTTCCTCAAATTCCGATTTTATTGCCGAGGCGCATTGGTATTTGGCTTTGACCGCCATTAAACAAGAAGATAGGATAAAAGCCATCGACTACCTGAATAACCTCATAGCCAATCATGAGTATAACAAGGATAAGGCTAGGGCGCTTCTTGAAGAGCTGAAGGAGTAG